In a genomic window of Streptomyces noursei ATCC 11455:
- a CDS encoding SDR family oxidoreductase: protein MKDVLITGASKGIGLAASQRLAEKGYEVIGVARSAPEGEFPGTFLRCDLSDVEDTARMLKEVTRGRAVCRVVNNAGIAQPQPIEDLDLAVMQQVVDLNLRASVQIVQALVPGMRSERFGRIVNITSRATYGARERTSYAAAKSALVGCTRSWALELAQDGITSNAVSPGPTATELFRRARPVGSEGERRAIASIPMGRLGTPDEVAAAVAFLLSDEAGFITGHVLDVDGGSSLGGR, encoded by the coding sequence ATGAAAGACGTTCTGATCACCGGGGCTAGCAAGGGCATCGGGTTGGCGGCTTCTCAGCGGTTGGCGGAGAAGGGGTACGAGGTCATCGGTGTGGCTCGGAGTGCACCCGAGGGGGAGTTCCCCGGCACGTTCCTGCGGTGCGACCTCTCCGATGTCGAGGACACCGCACGCATGCTCAAGGAGGTGACCCGGGGGCGTGCGGTGTGTCGGGTGGTCAACAACGCGGGTATCGCCCAGCCCCAGCCCATCGAGGACCTGGACTTGGCGGTCATGCAACAGGTGGTGGACTTGAACCTGCGCGCTTCGGTTCAGATCGTCCAGGCGCTTGTCCCGGGCATGCGTTCGGAGAGGTTCGGTCGGATCGTGAACATCACCTCACGGGCGACGTATGGGGCCAGGGAGCGTACGTCCTATGCGGCGGCCAAGAGTGCGCTGGTGGGTTGCACGCGGTCGTGGGCGTTGGAGCTGGCTCAGGATGGCATCACGTCGAACGCGGTGTCCCCCGGCCCGACGGCGACGGAGTTGTTCCGTCGTGCACGGCCGGTCGGCAGTGAGGGTGAGCGAAGGGCGATTGCTTCGATTCCGATGGGGCGTCTGGGAACTCCCGACGAAGTCGCCGCGGCGGTGGCGTTCTTGCTGTCCGACGAGGCGGGCTTCATCACCGGCCATGTTCTCGATGTCGATGGCGGAAGCAGCCTGGGCGGGCGCTGA
- a CDS encoding PP2C family protein-serine/threonine phosphatase gives MEQGEDPLPPALRLRLDAEWDRVTERLRTLADAQEQFQGLLDAALTISRELELPVVLRRIVSTAMDLVGTRYGALGVLNEQHTGLSEFIPVGLTDREVAALAGVGQPQGRGLLGHLIRHPEPLRTDNVPAHPHAAGFPPGHPQMRTLLGVPISVRGEIYGDLYLSERLDGQPFDAHDERVVLALASAAGVAIDNARLFEQVRAGAEQFQRLLLPHLPDLWPFTASAIYRPAPAPGLLGGDWYDAVLLPDHACAAVIGDVVGHDMHAAAAMAQTRNMLRALLYERCTPPSAVLAQLDRTLCAITDNPVTTACLARIEPGDDAWTLRWSTAGHLPPLLITPDARTEYLHADPGVPLGVDLAQPRPDHTHPLPAGATVILFTDGLVEHPQDSLDAGLNLLARIATAHAELPLDALCQTLADQHPGDGHDDMAILALRTPPRA, from the coding sequence ATGGAGCAAGGAGAGGACCCGCTGCCTCCCGCGCTGCGGCTGCGCCTGGACGCCGAGTGGGACCGTGTCACCGAACGGCTCCGCACCCTGGCCGATGCCCAGGAACAGTTCCAGGGGCTGCTGGACGCCGCGCTCACCATCAGCCGGGAGCTGGAGCTGCCCGTGGTGTTGCGCCGCATCGTCAGCACCGCGATGGACCTGGTCGGTACGCGCTACGGCGCCCTGGGCGTGCTGAATGAGCAGCACACGGGCTTGTCGGAGTTCATCCCGGTCGGCCTCACCGACCGGGAGGTCGCCGCCCTGGCCGGTGTCGGGCAGCCACAGGGCCGGGGGCTGCTGGGCCATCTGATCCGCCACCCCGAACCGCTGCGGACCGACAACGTCCCCGCCCACCCCCACGCCGCCGGCTTCCCGCCCGGACATCCACAGATGCGCACCCTGCTCGGTGTGCCGATCAGCGTGCGCGGCGAGATCTACGGGGACCTGTACCTGTCCGAGCGGCTGGACGGGCAGCCCTTCGACGCCCACGACGAGCGTGTGGTGCTCGCCTTGGCCAGCGCCGCGGGCGTGGCCATCGACAACGCCCGCCTCTTCGAGCAGGTCCGCGCCGGAGCCGAACAGTTCCAGCGCCTGCTCCTGCCCCACCTGCCCGACCTGTGGCCCTTCACCGCGTCCGCGATCTACCGACCGGCCCCCGCCCCCGGGCTCCTGGGCGGGGACTGGTACGACGCCGTCCTGCTGCCCGACCATGCCTGCGCGGCCGTCATCGGCGACGTCGTCGGCCACGACATGCACGCTGCTGCCGCCATGGCACAGACCCGCAACATGCTGCGCGCCCTGCTCTACGAGAGGTGCACGCCGCCCAGCGCCGTCCTCGCCCAGCTCGACCGCACCCTGTGCGCGATCACCGACAACCCCGTCACCACCGCCTGCCTGGCCCGCATCGAACCCGGGGACGACGCCTGGACACTGCGCTGGAGCACCGCAGGTCACCTCCCACCACTGTTGATCACCCCCGATGCCCGGACCGAGTATCTGCACGCCGACCCCGGCGTCCCCCTCGGCGTCGACCTCGCCCAGCCCCGCCCCGACCACACCCACCCGCTGCCGGCCGGCGCCACCGTGATCCTCTTCACCGACGGGCTGGTCGAACATCCTCAGGACTCCCTCGACGCCGGTCTGAACCTCCTCGCCCGCATCGCCACCGCTCACGCCGAGCTGCCCCTGGACGCGCTCTGTCAGACCCTGGCCGACCAACACCCCGGCGACGGCCACGACGACATGGCCATCCTCGCCCTGCGCACCCCACCCCGTGCGTGA
- a CDS encoding helix-turn-helix domain-containing protein, which produces MNPDTVSAAPYLRRLIDLLGADAPAEEFGAVAAEARVNGVGAQDLSEVEGATRTVLRMRGVLRQHRRREAELAALFDTAGDLAGLRDLDAVLQSIVRRARTLLGTDTAYLTLPDPAARDTYMRVTDGSVSALFQGLRLGLGDGLGGLVAQNARPYVTPDYRTDSRFRHTRTIDAGVLDEGLVAILGVPLLLGSGGGGGGEVIGVLFAADRTPRAFSPDEIALLCSLAAHAAIAIDTAAAITNTRAALAELAAANEVIQAHAAAMQRAEEAHDRLTDLVLRGGDVRDVAAAVADLLDGAIAIHDPEGRVLTAVGPGGAAFPGRGTVAEVVADSRTAGRTVFRDGRWTCAVLAGQEVLGSLVLHGRPDLDDAARRLFERAGVVTALLLLQRRSVAEAENRIRGELITDLLNAPDRDPVGLTERGRRLGFDLDRPHLLLVAEAYAESRQRLAGAAMRHRVARDSISAEHAGRVVVLLAENGAPPGDVARSAARHLSRLAGAPVTVAAAGPAAGPQALAAAHAEAVRCLRALRALGREGGACAADLGFLGILLGDEKDADGFVAGVLGPLLRYDERRGTALVRTLEAYFGCGGSLTRAKDELHVHVNTVVQRLDRVQALLGEDWNGPERALELQIALRLHRLTGS; this is translated from the coding sequence ATGAACCCAGATACCGTGTCCGCCGCTCCGTACCTGCGTCGCCTGATCGATCTGCTCGGCGCGGACGCCCCGGCCGAGGAGTTCGGCGCGGTCGCCGCCGAGGCGCGCGTCAACGGGGTCGGTGCCCAGGATCTGTCCGAGGTGGAGGGCGCCACCCGGACCGTGCTGCGGATGAGGGGCGTGCTGCGGCAGCACCGGCGGCGTGAGGCGGAGCTCGCGGCCCTGTTCGACACGGCCGGTGACCTGGCCGGACTGCGCGACCTCGATGCCGTGTTGCAGTCGATCGTGCGCCGGGCCCGGACGCTGCTGGGCACCGACACCGCGTACCTCACGCTCCCCGACCCGGCGGCCCGGGACACCTATATGCGGGTCACCGACGGCTCGGTGTCCGCGCTGTTCCAGGGGCTGCGACTGGGGCTGGGCGACGGCCTCGGCGGCCTGGTCGCCCAGAACGCCCGACCGTACGTCACACCCGACTACCGCACCGACAGCCGCTTCCGTCACACCCGCACCATCGACGCCGGGGTCCTCGACGAGGGCCTGGTGGCGATCCTCGGCGTGCCGCTGCTCCTGGGGTCCGGGGGTGGCGGCGGTGGCGAGGTCATCGGCGTGCTGTTCGCCGCCGACCGCACCCCGCGGGCCTTCTCGCCCGACGAGATCGCCCTGCTGTGTTCGCTGGCCGCGCACGCCGCCATCGCCATCGACACCGCGGCGGCGATCACCAACACCCGGGCCGCGCTCGCCGAGTTGGCGGCGGCCAACGAGGTCATCCAGGCGCACGCCGCCGCCATGCAGCGCGCCGAGGAGGCGCACGACCGGCTCACCGACCTGGTGCTGCGGGGCGGCGATGTGCGGGACGTGGCCGCCGCGGTCGCCGACCTGCTCGACGGGGCCATCGCGATCCACGACCCCGAAGGGCGGGTACTCACCGCCGTCGGCCCCGGCGGCGCCGCGTTCCCCGGCCGCGGCACGGTGGCCGAGGTCGTGGCGGACTCCCGGACCGCCGGCCGCACGGTGTTCCGCGACGGGCGCTGGACGTGTGCCGTACTGGCCGGGCAGGAGGTGCTGGGCAGTCTGGTGCTGCACGGCCGGCCCGACCTCGACGACGCCGCCAGGCGGCTCTTCGAGCGGGCCGGCGTCGTCACCGCCCTGCTCCTGCTGCAACGGCGTTCCGTCGCCGAGGCGGAGAACCGGATCCGCGGGGAACTGATCACCGACCTCCTCAACGCCCCCGACCGCGATCCCGTCGGCCTGACGGAGCGCGGGCGCCGCCTGGGGTTCGACCTCGACCGGCCCCATCTGCTGCTCGTCGCCGAGGCCTACGCCGAATCCCGGCAGCGACTGGCCGGGGCGGCCATGCGCCACCGCGTCGCCCGCGACAGCATCAGCGCCGAACACGCCGGCCGGGTGGTGGTGTTGCTCGCGGAGAACGGCGCCCCGCCCGGCGACGTGGCCAGAAGCGCCGCCAGGCACCTCAGCCGGCTCGCCGGCGCGCCGGTGACGGTCGCCGCGGCCGGACCCGCGGCCGGACCCCAGGCACTGGCCGCCGCCCACGCCGAGGCGGTCCGGTGTCTGCGGGCCCTGCGCGCGCTGGGCCGGGAGGGCGGCGCCTGCGCGGCCGACCTGGGGTTCCTCGGCATACTCCTGGGCGACGAGAAGGACGCGGACGGCTTCGTCGCCGGTGTCCTGGGGCCGCTCCTGCGGTACGACGAGCGACGCGGTACCGCACTCGTGCGCACCCTTGAGGCGTACTTCGGCTGCGGCGGGAGCCTGACCCGCGCCAAGGACGAGCTCCACGTGCACGTCAACACGGTCGTGCAACGGCTCGACCGGGTCCAGGCACTGCTCGGGGAGGACTGGAACGGCCCCGAGCGCGCACTGGAGTTGCAGATCGCGCTCCGGCTCCATCGGCTGACCGGGAGTTGA
- a CDS encoding ornithine cyclodeaminase family protein, with product MTRILTRTDLLELLNPHDCIQALREGFATAPHGTVSGQRVRTDLPFPGTATALLPGLLPGIDAYTVKVNAKFPGAAPALRGVICLHSGKDGALLALIDSATVTAWRTGLAAALATDLIARPGGDGAHTVGVIGAGAQAELTIRGLRTLRSWNRLVVHDTDGQRAAEFAGRYGGTVMSTPGQVAAEADVVVLATWSRQPVLELGDLRSCQHLTALGADEPGKQELAAEVLSRARLIVDDAALVAAHGALANAGLPAATAAACLGAVIRGDAPARSHDQEITVYAPVGLPWQDLALSWLAYRQAETAGSGTLLDLLS from the coding sequence ATGACCCGGATCCTGACCCGCACCGATCTCCTGGAACTGCTCAACCCCCACGACTGCATCCAGGCGCTCCGGGAAGGTTTCGCGACAGCCCCGCACGGCACGGTATCGGGCCAGCGGGTGCGCACCGACCTCCCCTTCCCAGGCACCGCCACCGCCCTGTTGCCCGGGCTGCTGCCCGGCATCGACGCCTACACGGTCAAGGTCAACGCGAAGTTTCCCGGCGCCGCCCCGGCGCTTCGGGGGGTGATCTGCCTCCACAGCGGCAAGGACGGCGCCTTGCTGGCGCTGATCGACTCAGCCACCGTCACCGCCTGGCGCACCGGCCTCGCCGCGGCCCTGGCCACGGACCTGATCGCCAGGCCGGGCGGCGACGGTGCCCACACGGTCGGCGTGATCGGGGCCGGAGCCCAGGCCGAACTGACCATCCGGGGACTGCGCACGCTGCGCTCGTGGAACCGCCTTGTCGTCCATGACACCGACGGGCAGCGCGCGGCCGAATTCGCCGGTCGGTACGGCGGAACCGTGATGTCCACGCCCGGGCAGGTGGCCGCCGAGGCGGACGTTGTGGTGCTGGCCACCTGGTCTCGCCAACCGGTGCTCGAATTAGGTGATCTGAGGTCCTGTCAGCATCTGACCGCGCTCGGTGCCGACGAACCCGGTAAGCAGGAACTCGCCGCCGAGGTCCTCAGCCGCGCCCGGCTGATCGTCGACGACGCCGCCCTCGTCGCCGCGCACGGCGCTCTCGCCAACGCTGGTCTGCCCGCCGCCACCGCCGCGGCCTGCCTGGGCGCGGTGATCCGTGGCGACGCGCCCGCCCGCTCCCACGACCAGGAGATCACCGTCTACGCCCCTGTCGGCCTGCCCTGGCAAGACCTGGCCCTGAGCTGGCTGGCCTACCGGCAGGCCGAGACCGCCGGGTCCGGAACGCTCCTCGACCTCCTGTCCTGA
- a CDS encoding GNAT family N-acetyltransferase, with protein sequence MSLEAPLRQVVLTAGELLLRPPSVEESSAVLELGLDSDVRMWNPRCRITDEASAIKDCLAGADWSDGSHATFSIVHGPDGRYAGNIALHGIDHVNAQAKVGYRIARWTRGQGVATAAVRSVADWALSELGLNRIVLTHGVENTASCRVAHKAGFDLEGTMRMAKRFGDGRLHDEHLHALISRSAASRTVSRRMV encoded by the coding sequence ATGTCTCTTGAAGCGCCTTTGCGGCAAGTGGTCCTGACTGCTGGTGAGTTACTTCTCCGGCCTCCGAGTGTGGAAGAGAGTTCCGCGGTCCTGGAACTCGGCCTCGACTCGGACGTGCGCATGTGGAACCCCCGCTGCCGGATCACCGACGAAGCCTCCGCGATCAAGGACTGTCTCGCGGGCGCGGACTGGTCGGACGGCAGCCATGCGACGTTCTCCATCGTGCACGGCCCCGACGGGCGGTACGCCGGCAACATCGCCCTTCATGGCATCGACCATGTGAACGCGCAGGCAAAAGTGGGGTACCGGATCGCCCGCTGGACCCGTGGCCAAGGGGTTGCCACGGCCGCCGTGCGCAGCGTCGCCGACTGGGCCCTGAGCGAACTGGGGCTCAACCGGATCGTCCTGACCCACGGTGTGGAGAACACCGCCTCCTGCAGAGTGGCGCACAAGGCCGGGTTCGACCTTGAAGGCACCATGCGCATGGCCAAGCGGTTCGGCGACGGACGGTTGCACGACGAACACCTCCATGCCCTCATCTCGCGATCTGCCGCCTCCAGGACGGTGTCCCGCCGCATGGTGTAG
- a CDS encoding glycosyl hydrolase family 18 protein — MRRRRSLRALLTATVTAVATAGLTALGGGAAQAATPLPAHVFAPYFESWTGESPAALSAQSGAKHLTMAFIQTATKGSCTALWNGSTDTPIATSSFGDDIKTIRANGGDVIPSFGGYTADTTGTEIADSCTDVDQIAAAYEKVITTYDVTRLDMDIEADSLDDSAAVDRRNKALKLVQDWAAANGRTVEISYTLPTTTRGLADSGVALLQNAVRNGARVNVANIMTFDYYDNATHDMAKDTETAAQGLYDQLKTLYPDKTPAQLWSMIGIIEMPGVDDFGPAETFSPANATQVYNWAVAKGISTLSFWALQRDNGGCPGAPSGDTCSSIPQNTWDFSHIFEPFTGSGTAPTDDFSVTASPGAGSVAAGSRTTATVRTAVTAGAARTVDLTVGGAPAGVTASLSPTSVTAGGSSTLTVSTTAAAASGTYHLTVTGTGPAGTHSASYDLTVTGGSGNQCTASPWTSGTVYTGGQQVSYKGHTWKAKWWTTGEEPGSTGEWGVWQDLGAC, encoded by the coding sequence ATGAGACGCAGGCGCTCCCTCCGTGCACTCCTCACCGCTACCGTCACCGCCGTGGCCACGGCCGGCCTGACCGCCCTGGGCGGGGGCGCGGCCCAGGCGGCGACCCCGCTCCCGGCCCATGTGTTCGCCCCCTACTTCGAGTCGTGGACGGGCGAGAGTCCCGCCGCGCTGTCCGCCCAGTCAGGCGCCAAACACCTGACGATGGCGTTCATCCAGACAGCCACCAAGGGCTCCTGCACGGCCCTGTGGAACGGCAGCACCGACACCCCCATCGCCACGTCCTCGTTCGGCGACGACATCAAGACCATCCGGGCGAACGGGGGCGACGTCATCCCGTCGTTCGGCGGATACACCGCGGACACCACCGGCACCGAGATCGCCGACAGCTGTACCGACGTCGACCAGATCGCCGCCGCGTACGAGAAGGTCATCACCACCTACGACGTCACACGGCTGGACATGGACATCGAGGCCGACTCGCTGGACGACTCCGCGGCCGTCGACCGGCGGAACAAGGCCCTCAAGCTCGTCCAGGACTGGGCCGCCGCCAACGGGCGCACGGTCGAGATCTCGTACACCCTGCCCACGACGACCCGGGGCCTCGCCGACAGCGGGGTCGCCCTGCTGCAGAACGCGGTGCGCAACGGGGCCCGGGTGAACGTCGCCAACATCATGACGTTCGACTACTACGACAACGCCACGCACGACATGGCCAAGGACACCGAGACCGCGGCCCAGGGGCTGTACGACCAGCTCAAGACGCTCTATCCCGACAAGACCCCGGCCCAGCTGTGGAGCATGATCGGGATCATCGAGATGCCCGGGGTGGACGACTTCGGCCCGGCCGAGACCTTCAGCCCGGCCAACGCCACCCAGGTCTACAACTGGGCGGTGGCCAAGGGCATCAGCACGCTGTCGTTCTGGGCGCTGCAACGTGACAACGGCGGTTGCCCCGGCGCCCCGTCCGGCGACACCTGCTCCAGCATCCCGCAGAACACCTGGGACTTCAGCCACATCTTCGAGCCGTTCACCGGCAGCGGCACGGCGCCGACCGACGACTTCTCCGTGACGGCCAGTCCCGGTGCGGGTTCCGTGGCGGCGGGCAGCCGGACCACCGCCACGGTGCGGACCGCGGTCACCGCCGGGGCGGCGCGGACGGTGGACCTCACCGTCGGCGGGGCCCCCGCGGGGGTCACCGCCTCGCTCAGCCCCACCTCGGTGACGGCGGGCGGGTCCTCGACGCTCACCGTATCCACGACCGCGGCGGCGGCCTCCGGCACGTACCACCTCACCGTCACCGGCACCGGCCCCGCCGGCACGCACAGCGCGTCCTACGACCTGACCGTCACCGGCGGGAGCGGCAACCAGTGCACGGCGAGCCCGTGGACCAGCGGCACGGTCTACACCGGCGGCCAGCAGGTCTCCTACAAGGGGCACACCTGGAAGGCCAAGTGGTGGACGACGGGCGAGGAGCCCGGCAGCACCGGCGAGTGGGGTGTCTGGCAGGACCTCGGCGCCTGCTGA
- a CDS encoding MFS transporter, producing MVAPSTAPPTSAGLRRVVAASLVGTTIEWYDYFLYGSAAALVFGRVFFPESDPLTGTLLSFLTYAIGFVARPLGALVFGHFGDRLGRKKLLVVSLLMMGGASALIGCVPGYDAIGAAAPILLTTLRLVQGFALGGEWGGAVLLVSEHGEPERRGFWASWPQGGAPAGNLLAVGVLSLVTTLQSEASFTAWGWRIPFLLSAVLVGVGLWIRLSVDESPLFKEALAKAERRKAAQGAEQPPLLAVLRHHWRDVLVAMGARMAENISYYVITTFVLAYCVEHLRIEKQAALNAVLIGSAIQFCLIPVFGALSDRLGRKPVYLVGAVGVGGWAWAFFALLDTRSFPALVLAVTVGLVFHSAMYAPQAAFFSELFATRMRYSGASIGAQFASVAAGAPAPLIATALLSSYGDATPIAVYVTSAAVLTVIALAAARETRGRDLARVSRVSPGAVGDPSDSDGTAGETAASSA from the coding sequence ATGGTCGCCCCCTCAACCGCTCCCCCGACATCCGCCGGACTCAGACGGGTCGTCGCCGCCAGTCTCGTCGGCACCACCATCGAGTGGTACGACTACTTTCTCTACGGGTCCGCCGCGGCCCTGGTCTTCGGTCGGGTCTTCTTTCCGGAGTCCGACCCGTTGACGGGGACCCTGCTGTCGTTTCTCACCTACGCCATCGGCTTCGTCGCCAGGCCGTTGGGGGCCTTGGTGTTCGGGCACTTCGGCGACCGTCTGGGGCGCAAGAAGCTGTTGGTGGTCAGTCTGTTGATGATGGGCGGGGCCAGTGCCTTGATCGGCTGCGTGCCGGGGTACGACGCCATCGGGGCCGCCGCGCCGATCCTGCTGACGACGTTGCGGCTGGTCCAGGGCTTCGCCCTCGGTGGTGAGTGGGGCGGCGCGGTGCTGCTGGTCTCCGAGCACGGCGAGCCCGAGCGTCGTGGGTTCTGGGCCTCGTGGCCGCAGGGGGGTGCTCCGGCGGGCAATCTGTTGGCCGTGGGTGTGTTGTCGTTGGTGACGACGTTGCAGAGCGAGGCGTCGTTCACCGCGTGGGGGTGGCGTATCCCCTTCCTGCTCTCGGCGGTTCTGGTCGGCGTCGGTCTGTGGATCCGGCTGTCCGTCGACGAGTCGCCGCTCTTCAAGGAGGCGCTGGCGAAGGCGGAGCGGCGCAAGGCGGCGCAGGGGGCCGAACAGCCGCCGCTGCTGGCGGTGTTGCGCCATCACTGGCGGGACGTCCTGGTCGCCATGGGCGCGCGGATGGCCGAGAACATCTCCTACTACGTGATCACGACCTTCGTGCTCGCCTACTGCGTCGAGCACCTGAGGATCGAGAAGCAAGCCGCGTTGAACGCCGTACTGATCGGTTCCGCGATCCAGTTCTGCCTGATTCCGGTGTTCGGGGCGCTGTCGGACCGGCTCGGGCGCAAGCCCGTCTATCTGGTGGGCGCGGTCGGCGTGGGCGGGTGGGCCTGGGCCTTCTTCGCTCTGCTGGACACCAGGTCCTTCCCGGCCCTCGTGCTGGCCGTGACGGTCGGGTTGGTCTTCCACAGCGCGATGTACGCGCCGCAGGCCGCCTTCTTCTCCGAGTTGTTCGCCACCCGCATGCGGTACTCGGGCGCGTCCATCGGCGCCCAGTTCGCATCGGTGGCGGCCGGTGCGCCGGCTCCGCTGATCGCGACGGCGCTGCTGTCCTCGTACGGCGACGCGACGCCGATCGCGGTGTATGTGACGTCGGCCGCCGTGCTCACCGTGATCGCCCTGGCCGCGGCGCGGGAGACCCGTGGGCGCGACCTCGCCCGGGTCTCCCGGGTCTCCCCGGGCGCTGTTGGCGATCCGTCGGATTCGGATGGCACCGCGGGGGAGACAGCCGCTTCGTCCGCCTGA
- a CDS encoding helix-turn-helix transcriptional regulator, translated as MQGRDEELRRIELLLADARCGESGALLLHGEAGIGKTALLEHAAARAQGLRVLRVEGIESEMELGFSGLHQLFLPVLQVLDRLPAPQAQALRSVSGLVDAPVRDRLTVALAEAAADTPLLCLVDDLQWLDQPSVDVLAFAARRLRAEGVAMLFAARGDLPGSAARALPRLHISGIDRTAAAALLPGLAPHVAERIIDQAQGNPLALRELSAALTPAQRSGQLGPLALPEAPPALPSHLQEALAEQVRRLPEATRRILAVAAADDTGDLAAVLAAAARSGGSADDLAPAERAGLLTVSGSRLRFRHPLVRFAACRHAPLAERIAAHRALARTLDGTGHAQALAACADALRQPAVGARSRRFRALTGPDPRAEEHYRAALDLHPADDSFERARTELLYGEWLRSRRRKLDARDRLRAAPERFDRVGAQPWARRVRTELRAAGEHHDPTLAADSPIARLSPQEREVVRLAATNREIATQLLLSPRTVGHHLYRAFPELGIGSRTQLADILAE; from the coding sequence ATGCAGGGACGCGACGAGGAGCTGCGGCGGATCGAGCTGCTGCTCGCCGACGCCCGGTGCGGTGAGAGCGGCGCCCTGCTGCTGCACGGCGAGGCCGGCATCGGCAAGACCGCGCTCCTGGAGCACGCCGCCGCCCGCGCGCAGGGCCTGCGGGTGCTGCGCGTCGAGGGCATCGAGTCCGAGATGGAGCTGGGCTTCAGCGGGCTGCACCAGCTCTTCCTGCCGGTCCTTCAGGTGCTCGACCGACTGCCTGCCCCGCAGGCCCAGGCGCTGCGCTCGGTCTCCGGCCTCGTCGACGCGCCGGTGCGGGACCGGCTGACCGTCGCCCTCGCCGAGGCCGCCGCCGACACGCCCCTGCTGTGCCTCGTCGACGACCTGCAGTGGCTGGACCAACCGTCCGTGGACGTGCTGGCGTTCGCCGCCCGCAGACTGCGCGCCGAGGGCGTCGCGATGCTCTTCGCCGCCCGCGGCGACCTGCCGGGCAGCGCGGCCAGGGCGCTGCCCCGACTGCACATCTCCGGCATCGACCGGACCGCGGCCGCGGCGCTGCTGCCCGGGCTCGCGCCGCACGTCGCCGAGCGGATCATCGACCAGGCGCAGGGCAATCCGCTGGCGCTGCGGGAGCTGTCCGCAGCGCTCACCCCGGCGCAGCGGTCCGGTCAACTGGGGCCGCTGGCGCTGCCGGAGGCGCCGCCGGCGCTCCCGAGCCACCTGCAGGAGGCGCTCGCCGAGCAGGTCCGTCGGCTGCCCGAGGCCACCCGTCGGATCCTCGCGGTGGCCGCCGCGGACGACACCGGGGATCTGGCCGCGGTACTGGCGGCGGCAGCCCGGTCCGGGGGGTCGGCCGACGATCTGGCGCCCGCCGAACGGGCCGGGCTGCTGACCGTCTCCGGATCGAGGCTGCGTTTCAGGCATCCGCTGGTCCGGTTCGCCGCCTGTCGGCACGCGCCGCTCGCGGAGCGCATCGCGGCGCACCGGGCATTGGCACGGACGCTGGACGGCACCGGGCACGCGCAGGCCCTCGCGGCGTGCGCGGACGCCCTCCGACAGCCCGCGGTCGGCGCGCGGTCCCGCCGCTTCCGGGCCCTGACCGGACCGGATCCCCGGGCCGAGGAGCACTACCGCGCCGCCCTCGACCTGCACCCGGCCGACGACAGCTTCGAACGCGCCCGCACCGAGCTGCTCTACGGCGAGTGGCTGCGCAGCCGGCGCCGCAAGCTCGACGCCCGCGACCGACTGCGCGCCGCACCGGAACGCTTCGACCGAGTGGGCGCGCAGCCGTGGGCGCGGCGGGTCCGGACCGAGCTGCGGGCCGCCGGCGAGCACCACGACCCGACGCTCGCCGCGGACTCCCCGATCGCACGGCTGAGTCCACAGGAGCGTGAGGTGGTGCGACTCGCCGCGACCAACCGGGAGATCGCCACCCAGCTCCTACTGAGCCCGCGCACGGTGGGCCACCACCTCTACCGGGCGTTCCCCGAACTCGGCATCGGCTCCCGCACCCAACTCGCCGACATCCTCGCCGAGTAG
- a CDS encoding GNAT family N-acetyltransferase encodes MDERRCAAGGDSRLSFAPASDEEFLRTVRRIAVGSLDEETRRNVAARGVEAAAREEWEFYRGCPGEREWWRLAYGPDGRLAGLAIPSATPYARNVGFLGVLPEFRGRGYVDDLLAEVTRSHAQAGAKLITATTDTGNAPMAAAFARAGYRTTEIRMIWSAPVAEPERAS; translated from the coding sequence GTGGACGAGCGGCGCTGCGCTGCCGGGGGCGACAGCCGGCTCAGCTTCGCCCCGGCCTCCGACGAGGAGTTCCTCAGGACGGTCCGGCGGATCGCGGTCGGCAGCTTGGACGAGGAGACCCGCCGGAACGTCGCCGCGAGGGGTGTCGAGGCGGCCGCCCGAGAGGAGTGGGAGTTCTACCGCGGCTGCCCGGGCGAACGGGAGTGGTGGCGGCTGGCGTACGGCCCCGACGGGCGGCTCGCCGGACTGGCGATCCCCTCCGCGACGCCGTACGCCCGGAACGTCGGATTCCTCGGCGTGCTGCCCGAGTTCCGCGGCCGCGGCTATGTGGACGACCTGCTCGCCGAGGTCACCCGGAGCCATGCGCAGGCGGGCGCCAAACTGATCACCGCCACCACCGACACCGGGAACGCACCGATGGCGGCGGCCTTCGCGCGGGCCGGCTACCGGACCACGGAGATCCGGATGATCTGGTCGGCGCCGGTGGCCGAGCCGGAGCGAGCGTCGTAG